In the Drosophila gunungcola strain Sukarami unplaced genomic scaffold, Dgunungcola_SK_2 000001F, whole genome shotgun sequence genome, one interval contains:
- the LOC128263375 gene encoding protein ref(2)P: protein MPEKLLKITYQGAAVAGPQKKINAYLRMPSQNYTILRREIELYLFLERQLPKCDFRTFWIDTDNDEIEIVNQNDYEIFLAKCEANMHVQVAPLVTVEEETKVSKQQESSTNAGAPSADDPSNFTIHDSVECDGCGLAPIVGFRYKCIQCSNYDLCQKCEAAHKHPEHMMVRMPTNNGPTMVDAWLTGPNPWSGRRCGRRSRGHCPFQETTQSAPAPEISRDSRRERRHSRRHGGVLSQFVEMMTNLPLNETTGTAPTEPEKPKAAEPSPSAPQAEPTVTAQKAAETEAKPTEPKKINITPTSTPPTEDPVTAPRSSEPTTPVINLESLSQMVPPEYMRAGIEILNNFSEMFAKMIDPTEAGDSGIFAPPMTSTSEAKKPEEKAQSSGQSAASSASQSAAPSAAPSAATSVAPSVVPSANPSNAPSASHSKTSSISGSISDAPLETEPLIPKPTEAAQVSVTNNEEDRRRSDSLDQDWQVIDNAYSANNTNLINLESTNPTAAPEQPVRDFGQLGELLRQHINEEARVEQATANTQTSQVDTVSTATSTTSVATSSIGTSPAAPEEKRSVPVYHTDERINASIHAMMAMGFSNEGAWLTQLLESVQGNIPAALDIMHVSQNRN, encoded by the exons ATGCCTGAGAAGTTGCTGAAAATCACATACCAGGGCGCCGCAGTTGCTGGACcccaaaagaaaataaatgcatatttaCGTATGCCCTCCCAGAATTACACCATATTGCGTCGCGAAATCGAGCTGTATCTTTTCCTGGAACGTCAGCTTCCCAAATGCGATTTTAGGACCTTCTGGATCG ATACGGACAACGATGAAATCGAAATTGTCAACCAAAACGACTATGAGATTTTCCTGGCCAAGTGCGAGGCCAATATGCATGTGCAGGTGGCTCCATTGGTGACCGTTGAGGAGGAAACGAAGGTCTCCAAGCAGCAGGAATCGTCGACTAACGCTGGCGCTCCATCCGCCGACGATCCGAGCAATTTCACCATCCACGACTCCGTTGAGTGCGATGGCTGCGGCTTGGCCCCAATAGTTGGCTTCCGCTACAAGTGCATCCAGTGCAGCAACTATGATCTTTGCCAGAAATGCGAGGCAGCCCACAAGCATCCCGAGCACATGATGGTGCGCATGCCGACCAACAATGGACCCACTATGGTGGATGCCTGGCTTACCGGACCGAATCCATGGAGCGGACGCCGTTGTGGCCGCCGCTCCAGGGGTCACTGCCCCTTCCAGGAGACCACCCAGTCCGCTCCGGCTCCCGAGATCTCCAGGGACAGTCGCCGCGAGCGTCGTCACTCCCGTCGCCACGGCGGTGTCTTGTCCCAGTTTGTGGAGATGATGACCAATTTGCCGCTGAACGAGACAACGGGCACCGCGCCGACTGAACCGGAGAAGCCCAAGGCTGCAGAGCCATCACCAAGTGCTCCGCAAGCTGAGCCCACTGTTACCGCTCAAAAGGCAGCCGAAACTGAGGCCAAGCCAACTGAACCGAAGAAGATTAACATTACGCCAACTTCGACTCCTCCCACGGAGGATCCAGTTACTGCTCCACGCTCCTCGGAGCCCACTACTCCAGTGATTAACCTGGAGAGTCTTTCCCAGATGGTGCCACCCGAATACATGCGCGCTGGCATCGAAATCCTAAACAATTTCAGCGAAATGTTTGCCAAGATGATCGATCCCACTGAGGCGGGTGATTCGGGAATTTTTGCTCCCCCAATGACTTCCACCAGCGAGGCCAAGAAACCAGAGGAAAAGGCCCAATCCAGTGGCCAGTCGGCGGCTTCTTCAGCCAGCCAGTCTGCTGCTCCTTCAGCTGCTCCTTCAGCTGCTACCTCAGTTGCTCCCTCAGTTGTTCCTTCGGCTAATCCTTCGAATGCCCCATCTGCTAGCCACTCAAAAACTTCCTCGATTTCTGGATCTATTTCTGATGCTCCCCTTGAGACGGAGCCATTGATTCCCAAGCCAACTGAAGCTGCACAAGTGTCGGTGACCAACAACGAGGAGGACAGACGTCGCTCGGACAGCTTGGACCAGGATTGGCAGGTTATCGACAACGCTTACTCAGCGAACAACACCAACCTGATCAATCTGGAGTCGACCAATCCCACCGCTGCTCCTGAGCAGCCAGTGCGTGATTTTGGTCAGCTGGGCGAACTCCTGCGTCAGCACATCAACGAGGAGGCTCGCGTGGAGCAGGCTACGGCCAACACCCAGACCTCCCAGGTGGATACCGTCAGTACGGCGACCTCGACCACATCGGTGGCCACCAGCAGCATCGGCACCTCACCAGCGGCCCCCGAGGAAAAGCGCAGCGTGCCCGTCTACCACACTG ATGAACGCATTAATGCCTCGATCCATGCCATGATGGCCATGGGTTTCAGCAACGAGGGCGCCTGGCTCACCCAGCTACTGGAATCAGTGCAGGGCAATATTCCAGCCGCTCTGGACATTATGCATGTCTCGCAGAACCGC